Proteins found in one Emys orbicularis isolate rEmyOrb1 chromosome 23, rEmyOrb1.hap1, whole genome shotgun sequence genomic segment:
- the MAP3K6 gene encoding mitogen-activated protein kinase kinase kinase 6, which yields MAGESRLAERAGSYWQDPLAMAIAPSKPLAGSQGRRGSSSSRGRALSVVFVLNEGSGESLPLRCLRDACREVRAELQTVPFGTLALGDPGPLDRFYNADVAVVEVSNSLCQPSLFYHLGVRESFSMTNNVLLCCHTDLPDLQALKEDICQKNSDCSGTYTFIPYVVTAQNKVLCCDASTMKCLTELFQPSFNVEAFFTPLAGRLTKLLEGTPTSSCGYFRETIRRDIRKAREMYSGEQLSRELANIQQRLDSVELLSLDIVMNLLLSYRDVQDYDAIIRLVETLQALPTCDVAEQHNIRFQYTFALERRNQPGDREKALSVLLPVVERREGAAPDLYCMCGRIYKDMFIGSGFTDTEKRDQAFYWYSKAFDTEPSLHSGINSAVLLIAAGHQFETSVQLRQIGVRLSCLLSNKGSVEKMQHYWDVGFYLGSWILANDVSKVIRASEKLYKLNAPVWYLASVMETFLLYKHFKTCPETKTPKQEQADFWMGFLLASCQPFVSTECCPVLILELNKVLQPAQLTVCNCEAEKSVTVCHICPPEERGISSWTFPASSIRGISISKCDERCCFLYVLHTAEDFQLYFPTQHHCQWFCKLIHSFVAELAVGGEEAGDGLDEDLEYDYEYTETGDRVILGKGTYGVVYAGRDLSNQVRIAIKEIPERDSRYSQPLHEEIALHKRLRHRNIVQYLGSISQDGFIKIFMEEVPGGSLSSLLRSKWGPLKDNEPTIVFYTKQILEGLRYLHDNQIVHRDIKGDNVLINTYSGVLKISDFGTSKRLAGMSPCAETFTGTLQYMAPEIIDQGPRGYGKPADIWSLGCTIIEMATGNPPFYELGSPQAAMFKVGMFKMHPEVPDSMSGAAKAFILRCFEVDPDQRAPAAALLQEPFLTAPSRKKARNQAVPAAEGGTLGAASSPAPAAEGASEARNPSLPFQAPRTAAKADSSLPAHISSEVTQRRSYLGAAEEPAGLDCSSSPAPEESGGMFLLKKDSERRATLHQILTEEQPSIVAALEEAQSQSWDGGRLSSEHIAQLVSCLKSYIRSPSRRQLSQDLLGLQAPLQAEGLSLRHVQVPLFSFQDTVKQLLRQHQIKPHWMFALDNLMGQAVQAAFTILVTELRVKPPHLLGKGGSEEEVEEDPEAQGAPPPPSQPSGGRGSVETPSSGVGSGTSTELGFRTAPADSLPLLLQLSYLRAETGRLLEALLEKEREWQRQLRRVLQATEQEARALQGSKPLALAAHPWGPQQGAVDAPLVDWLQSHGADEDATTTFLQHGFTLPDLLTCATRDDLLYTGIRGGLVCRLWGAIQEHRKSLAKQAQREAE from the exons ATGGCCGGGGAGAGCCGGCTGGCGGAGCGCGCGGGGAGCTACTGGCAGGACCCCCTGGCCATGGCCATCGCCCCCAGCAAGCCGCTGGCCGGGTCCCAGGGCCgccggggcagcagcagcagccggggccGGGCGCTGAGCGTGGTCTTCGTGCTCAACGAGGGCTCGGGCGAGTCGCTGCCCCTGCGCTGCCTGCGGGACGCCTGCCGGGAGGTGCGGGCGGAGCTGCAGACCGTCCCCTTCGGCACCCTGGCGCTCGGCGACCCCGGCCCCCTGGACCGCTTCTACAACGCCG ATGTGGCCGTGGTGGAAGTGAGCAACTCCTTGTGCCAGCCCTCGCTCTTCTACCACCTCGGGGTGCGGGAGAGCTTCAGCATGACCAACAATGTCCTCCTGTGCTGCCACACCGACCTGCCGGACCTGCAGGCCCTCAAG gaggATATCTGCCAGAAGAACTCA GACTGCAGCGGCACTTACACCTTCATCCCCTACGTGGTGACGGCCCAGAACAAAGTCCTGTGCTGCGACGCCAGCACCATGAAGTGCCTGACCgagctcttccagcccagcttCAACGTGGAGGCCTTCTTCACCCCCCTGGCGGGGCGTCTCACCAAGCTGCTGGAGGGCACCCCCACCAGCTCCTG CGGCTATTTCCGGGAGACGATCCGCCGGGACATCCGCAAGGCCCGGGAGATGTACAGCGGGGAGCAGCTGAGCCGGGAGCTGGCCAACATCCAGCAGCGCCTGGACAGCGTGGAGCTCCTCAGCCTGGACATCGTCATGAACCTTCTCCTGTCCTATCGGGATGTGCAG GACTACGATGCCATCATCAGGCTGGTGGAGACGCTGCAGGCCCTGCCCACCTGCGACGTGGCCGAGCAGCACAACATCCGCTTCCAGTACACCTTCGCCCTCGAAAG GCGGAACCAGCCCGGGGACCGGGAGAAGGCTCTCTCCGTGCTCCTGCCGGTGGTGGAGAGGCGAGAAGGGGCGGCGCCCGACCTGTACTGCATGTGTGGCCGCATTTACAAGGACATGTTCATCGGCTCCGGCTTCACGGACACGGAGAAAAGGGACCAGGCCTTTTACTG GTACAGCAAAGCCTTTGACACGGAGCCGAGCCTCCACTCTGGGATTAACTCTGCCGTCCTGCTCATAGCAGCCGGGCACCAGTTCGAAACCTCCGTGCAGCTCCGGCAAATAG gcgtcCGGCTGAGCTGCCTGTTGAGCAATAAGGGCAGCGTGGAAAAGATGCAGCACTACTGGGACGTGGGCTTCTACCTGGGCTCCTGGATCCTGGCCAACGACGTCAGCAAAGTCATCCGGGCCTCGGAGAAGCTCTACAAGCTCAATGCCCCCGTCTG GTACCTGGCCTCCGTCATGGAGACCTTCCTCTTGTACAAACACTTCAAGACCTGCCCAGAGACGAAGACGCCCAAGCAGGAGCAGGCTGACTTCTGGATGGGCTTCCTGCTGGCGTCCTGCCAGCCCTTCGTCTCCACGGAGTGCTGCCCG GTGCTGATTCTGGAGCTGAACAAagtcctgcagccagcccagctgaCGGTGTGCAATTGCGAGGCTGAAAAGTCGGTGACGGTGTGCCACATCTGCCCCCCGGAGGAG AGAGGGATCTCCAGCTGGACCTTTCCGGCTTCCTCCATCCGTGGAATCAG catcTCCAAGTGCGACGAGCGCTGCTGCTTCCTGTACGTGCTGCACACGGCCGAGGACTTCCAGCTGTACTTCCCCACCCAGCACCACTGCCAATG GTTCTGCAAGCTGATTCACTCCTTCGTGGCCGAGTTGGCGGTGGGGGGCGAGGAGGCAGGCGACGGCCTGGACGAGGACCTGGAG TACGACTACGAATACACGGAGACGGGCGACAGGGTGATCCTGGGCAAGGGGACCTACGGGGTTGTCTACGCCGGGCGGGACCTCAGCAACCAGGTGCGCATCGCCATCAAGGAGATCCCGGAGCGGGACAGCAG GTACTCGCAGCCCCTGCACGAGGAGATCGCCCTGCACAAGCGCCTGCGGCACCGGAACATCGTCCAGTACCTGGGCTCCATCAGCCAGGACGGCTTCATCAAGATCTTCATGGAGGAGGTGCCGGGAG GGAGCCTCTCATCCCTCCTGCGCTCCAAGTGGGGCCCCCTGAAGGACAACGAGCCCACCATCGTGTTCTACACCAAGCAGATCCTGGAGGGCCTGCGCTACCTGCACGACAACCAGATCGTCCACCGGGACATCAAG GGAGACAACGTCCTTATCAACACCTACAGCGGGGTGCTGAAGATCTCTGACTTCGGGACCTCCAAGAGGCTGGCTGGGATGAGCCCCTGCGCCGAGACCTTCACAG GCACCCTGCAGTATATGGCCCCGGAGATCATTGACCAGGGCCCCCGAGGCTATGGGAAGCCGGCCGATATCTGGTCCCTGGGCTGCACCATCATCGAGATGGCCACGGGCAACCCCCCGTTCTATGAGCTGGGCAGCCCGCAGGCCGCCATGTTCAAG GTGGGCATGTTCAAGATGCACCCCGAGGTGCCCGACTCCATGTCGGGGGCAGCCAAGGCCTTCATTCTCCGGTGCTTCGAGGTGGATCCGGATCAGCGGGCgcccgctgcagccctgctccaggAGCCCTTCCTCACAGCCCCCAGCAGGAAGAAAGCCAGGAACCAGGCTGTGCCAGCTGCGGAGGGAGGCACACTGGGGGCGG CCagctctcctgcccctgcagcagaGGGGGCCAGCGAGGCCAGGAACCCCTCCTTGCCCTTCCAGGCCCCCAGGACAGCTGCCAAGGCAGACAGCAGCTTGCCAGCCCACATCTCCAGCGAGGTGACCCAGAGACGCAGCTACCTGGG GGCTGCCGAGGAGCCAGCTGGTTTGGATTGCagcagctcccccgcccccgaGGAGAGCGGCGGCATGTTCCTGCTGAAGAAAGACAGCGAGCGCAGGGCCACCCTGCACCAGATCCTGACCGAGGAGCAGCCCAGCATTGTGGCTGCCTTGGAGGAGGCCCAGAGCCAG AGCTGGGACGGAGGGAGACTGTCCTCGGAGCACATCGCCCAGCTGGTGTCCTGCCTCAAGAGCTACATCCGCTCCCCCAGCCGCCGGCAGCTCAGCCAGGACCTGCTGGGGCTCCAGGCCCCGCTGCAGGCGGAGGGCCTAAGCCTTCGCCACGTGCAGGTGCCACTCTTCAGCTTCCAGGACACG GTGAAGCAGCTCCTACGGCAGCACCAGATCAAGCCGCACTGGATGTTCGCCCTGGATAACCTCATGGGCCAGGCCGTGCAGGCAGCTTTCACCATCCTCGTGACAG AACTCCGGGTGAAGCCGCCGCATCTCCTGGGCAAAGGTGGCAGcgaagaggaggtggaggaagatCCAGAGGCGCAGGGagcgcctcctcccccgagccagcccagcggggggaggggcagcgtggAGACCCCAAGTTCTGGCGTTGGCAGCGGCACCAGCACCGAGCTGGGCTTCCGTACTGCCCCGGCGGACTCCCTgccactcctgctgcagctcaGCTACCTCCGCGCGGAGACGGGCAG GCTGCTGGAGGCGTTGCTGGAGAAGGAGCGAGAGTGGCAGAGGCAGCTGCGGAGGGTGCTCCAGGCCACGGAGCAGGAGGCCAGGGCTCTGCAGGGATCCAAGCCCCTAG CCTTGGCCGCGCACCCCTgggggccccagcagggggcggtgGACGCCCCCCTCGTTGACTGGTTACAGAGCCACGGAGCGGATGAGGATGCGACCACGACG TTCCTGCAGCACGGCTTCACCCTGCCCGACCTGCTGACCTGCGCCACCCGCGACGACCTGCTCTACACCGGCATCAG AGGGGGGCTGGTGTGCAGGCTATGGGGAGCCATCCAGGAGCACCGGAAATCCCTCGCCAAGCAGGCGCAGCGGGAAGCCGAGTGA